One Megasphaera vaginalis (ex Bordigoni et al. 2020) DNA window includes the following coding sequences:
- the mutM gene encoding bifunctional DNA-formamidopyrimidine glycosylase/DNA-(apurinic or apyrimidinic site) lyase — protein MPELPEVETVRAYLARTLKGRRIEAVEVRLPRLLKNRTATAFIGALTGRRIRSVTRKGKYLGVQLDDASMLLIHLRMTGTLRYLSDERPVPPSSHLIFTLDKGCLVYGDVRTFGCFWLVPQQGETGVEGYDSLGPDGNGEAFTADYLWQLLHASTRRIKALLLDQSAVAGLGNIYADEALFLAGIRPARRCSRISRAASDRLHAAIRKVLAEGIAHGGTTIRDFVDGSGNEGKNRENLAVYGREGQPCKRCGTLITYVKQGGRGTHYCRRCQR, from the coding sequence ATGCCTGAATTACCGGAAGTGGAGACTGTCCGCGCTTATTTGGCTCGGACCTTGAAGGGACGGCGCATCGAGGCCGTGGAAGTGCGGTTGCCGCGCCTCCTCAAAAACAGGACGGCGACTGCATTTATCGGTGCTCTTACGGGACGGCGGATCCGATCTGTAACGCGCAAGGGAAAATACCTCGGCGTGCAACTTGATGATGCGTCGATGCTGTTAATTCATTTACGCATGACCGGCACGCTGCGCTACCTTTCCGACGAACGGCCCGTTCCGCCGTCAAGTCATTTGATCTTCACCTTGGATAAAGGCTGTCTCGTCTATGGAGATGTGCGTACTTTCGGTTGTTTTTGGCTCGTGCCGCAGCAGGGAGAAACTGGCGTCGAGGGATATGATTCGTTGGGTCCTGACGGTAACGGCGAAGCCTTTACGGCCGACTATTTGTGGCAGTTGCTGCATGCTTCGACGCGGCGCATTAAAGCGTTGCTCCTGGACCAGTCGGCAGTGGCGGGATTGGGCAATATTTATGCCGACGAAGCGCTTTTTCTGGCCGGCATCCGGCCGGCGCGACGTTGCAGCCGCATCAGCCGTGCCGCTTCCGACAGGCTGCATGCGGCGATCCGCAAGGTGTTGGCAGAAGGTATCGCTCATGGCGGCACGACGATTCGTGATTTTGTCGACGGCAGCGGCAATGAGGGAAAAAACAGGGAGAACCTTGCCGTTTACGGCAGAGAGGGACAACCTTGCAAACGTTGCGGCACACTTATTACATACGTCAAGCAAGGCGGCAGAGGTACGCATTACTGTCGTCGGTGTCAACGATAA
- a CDS encoding lytic transglycosylase domain-containing protein translates to MKRSRYHKGNLITAIILVVLSGTYFVSWRHVLVQKYVFPMDYGVTLQTYAREDQVDPALVAAVILAESKFNQGASSHRGASGLMQIMPETGAWIAEQMGIQHFTPEMLKDVEQNLKMGTWYLSYLLREYDGNQILALAAYNAGRGHVDEWMQEYGWDKSFSKIKEIPFSETREYVKVVLQNQEEYRKLYEF, encoded by the coding sequence TTGAAACGCAGTCGATACCATAAGGGAAATCTTATAACGGCAATTATACTGGTCGTTCTGTCCGGAACCTATTTCGTCTCATGGCGTCATGTTTTGGTGCAGAAATACGTATTTCCCATGGATTACGGCGTGACGCTTCAGACGTATGCCCGTGAAGATCAGGTGGATCCTGCGTTGGTCGCCGCCGTTATCCTGGCGGAGAGCAAGTTCAACCAAGGCGCTTCGTCTCATCGCGGCGCCAGCGGCTTGATGCAGATTATGCCGGAAACGGGCGCGTGGATAGCGGAACAGATGGGTATTCAGCATTTTACGCCTGAAATGCTGAAAGATGTAGAGCAAAATTTGAAGATGGGGACGTGGTACCTCTCCTACTTGTTGCGAGAGTACGACGGTAATCAAATCCTGGCTCTGGCAGCTTATAATGCCGGCCGCGGCCATGTCGACGAATGGATGCAGGAATACGGTTGGGATAAAAGTTTTTCAAAAATTAAAGAAATCCCCTTTTCAGAAACGCGAGAATATGTTAAAGTAGTATTGCAAAATCAAGAAGAGTACAGAAAGCTGTATGAGTTCTAG
- the rimP gene encoding ribosome maturation factor RimP → MKKEKIEEFVAREVTEIIAHTPLELVDVEYVRERDWYLRVFIDKEGGVDLEDCQKVSEQLSRVLDEKDPIKENYLLEVSSPGLDRILKRDSDFIRYQGRQVDVHFFKPYEGAKLLVAELVGRSTDRRITLRTASGERTIDQKDIAQIRLHIDF, encoded by the coding sequence ATGAAAAAAGAAAAAATTGAAGAATTTGTAGCTCGGGAAGTGACGGAGATTATCGCTCATACGCCGTTGGAATTGGTCGATGTCGAATACGTCCGTGAACGGGATTGGTATTTGCGCGTCTTTATTGACAAGGAAGGCGGCGTCGATCTGGAAGACTGTCAGAAGGTCAGTGAACAACTGAGCCGGGTGTTGGATGAAAAAGATCCGATAAAAGAGAATTATTTGCTGGAAGTATCATCTCCCGGCCTGGATCGCATTCTCAAACGGGATTCCGATTTTATACGGTATCAAGGCAGGCAGGTTGACGTTCATTTTTTTAAGCCTTATGAAGGCGCGAAGCTGTTGGTTGCGGAATTGGTCGGCAGAAGCACCGACCGCCGGATTACCCTTCGTACGGCGTCAGGTGAAAGGACGATCGATCAAAAGGATATCGCACAGATCAGACTGCACATAGATTTCTAG
- the smpB gene encoding SsrA-binding protein SmpB, with translation MAKTTAGVKYITDNRKARHDYFIHETFEAGLALTGTEVKSLRQGKVNLKDSFCRIENGELYLLGMHISPYEQGNRFNVDPLRTRKLLMHKYEILKLFGNVKEKGYTLIPLSLYFKKGRVKVAIALATGKKLYDKRRDLAEKEAKRNIERTMKNR, from the coding sequence TTGGCTAAGACGACGGCAGGCGTAAAATATATTACGGATAACCGCAAGGCGCGCCACGATTACTTTATTCATGAAACCTTCGAAGCAGGGTTGGCCCTGACGGGAACGGAAGTCAAGTCGCTGCGTCAGGGGAAGGTGAACTTAAAAGACAGCTTCTGCCGCATTGAAAACGGTGAACTTTATCTGCTCGGCATGCATATCAGTCCCTATGAACAAGGCAATCGGTTCAATGTCGATCCGCTGCGGACGAGAAAACTGTTGATGCATAAATATGAAATACTGAAGCTTTTCGGAAATGTCAAAGAGAAGGGATATACTTTGATTCCCTTGAGCTTGTATTTTAAAAAGGGAAGAGTAAAGGTGGCCATAGCCTTGGCAACAGGAAAGAAGCTTTACGATAAACGCCGAGACTTGGCGGAAAAAGAAGCGAAACGAAATATTGAGCGAACGATGAAAAATCGATAG
- the nusA gene encoding transcription termination factor NusA — protein MNKELLNAIQFLSKEKGVSPDVICDSLEAVLITAYKKEPDANPNAVVELNRTNGEYRIMAAKTIVSEVTDELAEISLAAAQKLDEDYEEGDVVNIDVTPKNFGRIAAQAAKQVMIQRLREAERSIVYDEFSNRTDDIITGIIQRIEQKNVYVDLGKAEAVLPVSEQIPTETYVMGQRIKCYVVEVRKTTKGAQILLSRTHPGLLRRLFELEVPEIYDGVVELKSVAREPGRRSKIAVYSRDENVDSVGACVGPKGTRVQNIVTELQNEKIDIVKWDEDPAVYIANALSPAQVISVTVDEANKTSGVVVPDYQLSLAIGKAGQNARLAAKLTNWKIDIKSESQAGEALPAAAADAGTDVDLMAEMGVPDELQAARADEN, from the coding sequence GTGAATAAAGAGCTACTGAATGCAATTCAATTTTTGTCGAAGGAGAAGGGCGTTTCACCCGATGTTATCTGTGATTCGTTGGAAGCCGTATTGATCACGGCTTATAAAAAGGAACCGGACGCCAATCCGAACGCTGTTGTCGAATTGAATCGGACCAACGGCGAGTACCGTATTATGGCGGCTAAGACGATTGTTTCCGAAGTGACCGACGAGTTGGCGGAGATTTCGCTGGCGGCAGCGCAGAAGCTGGATGAGGATTATGAAGAAGGCGATGTCGTCAATATCGATGTGACACCGAAGAATTTCGGCCGCATTGCGGCACAAGCGGCCAAACAGGTGATGATTCAGCGTTTGCGTGAAGCGGAACGGAGTATCGTTTACGATGAATTTTCGAATCGCACCGATGACATTATAACCGGTATCATTCAACGCATTGAACAGAAGAATGTGTATGTCGATTTGGGGAAGGCGGAAGCTGTCCTGCCGGTATCGGAACAGATCCCGACGGAAACTTATGTCATGGGGCAACGGATCAAGTGTTATGTCGTCGAAGTCCGCAAGACGACAAAAGGAGCGCAGATCCTTTTGTCGCGGACTCATCCGGGGTTGCTCAGGCGCCTCTTTGAACTGGAAGTGCCGGAAATCTACGACGGCGTCGTTGAATTGAAATCCGTTGCCCGTGAACCGGGACGCCGATCCAAGATTGCCGTTTACTCGCGCGATGAAAATGTCGATTCCGTCGGCGCCTGTGTCGGTCCGAAGGGGACGCGCGTGCAGAATATCGTGACCGAATTGCAGAATGAAAAAATAGATATCGTGAAATGGGATGAAGATCCGGCTGTCTATATAGCCAATGCCTTGAGTCCGGCGCAGGTCATCTCGGTCACCGTAGATGAAGCGAACAAGACTTCCGGCGTCGTCGTTCCCGATTATCAGCTGTCGCTGGCGATCGGCAAAGCCGGTCAGAACGCGCGGCTTGCTGCTAAATTGACAAATTGGAAGATCGATATTAAGAGTGAAAGTCAGGCCGGTGAGGCGCTGCCGGCGGCTGCCGCCGACGCCGGTACCGATGTGGATC
- the polA gene encoding DNA polymerase I — MKEKLMIIDGSSLLYRAFFAIPTLTDSHGNYTNAVYGFLTMLLKLYEEINPQYVAVAFDKDKHTFRNELYDGYKATRKPAPDELRPQFALIREVLACLGISVLEVEGYEGDDIIGTLAREVADLDVAVITGDRDALQLVDDRITVYLTKKGITNMLAVTPEVMRETYGYGPAQVIEMKALMGDSADNIPGVPGVGEKTALKLLDAYGTIRGVYDHLDDVQGKKLREKLADNHAQALLSRELATIRCDVPLAYGLADFLPHPRVSEVTELFRTLGFKNLLARLASFDRFADLETVETTVPEMTLLTKEDFPPERLCRRLVAAEAVYAAGQPAPSFRTLAIATEDGVLLVAAADLETYVQALSTAAGVITSDGKKLLKAAYGITGGRRIAVRDVTLAAYLLDPSRTAYGLSYLSEAFAVDFREDAGDEARQAAACAAFVYRLWPPIDAALAQHELLPLYNEIERPLLHTLAVMEMTGFAVDRQRLEEMDRQLSLEADTLENEIYDAAGEVFNVNSTKQLGVVLFEKLGLPVVKKTKTGYSTDQAVLEELSGLHPLILKVLRYRELKKLISTYLDGLEPLISAETGRIYTSFNQMVTATGRLSSSDPNLQNIPIRTEQGRKIRSFFVPGPGYDYLLSGDYSQIELRLLAHLSQDPTMIDGFRKNQDIHRRTAAEVFGVPWEEVTAELRSHAKAVNFGIIYGISDFGLARNLGITRQQAKNYITSYFDRYGTIRKYLDSLIDDARERGIAKTMFGRIRPLPEINSKNFTRRSFAERTAMNTPIQGSAADIIKIAMNQVQEKLEKENLKSRILVQVHDELVLEVPAAERETAAALLQETMEQVVTLAVPLVVDIHWGKDWEAAK; from the coding sequence ATGAAGGAAAAGCTGATGATCATTGACGGCAGCAGTCTGTTATATCGGGCTTTTTTCGCCATTCCGACGCTGACCGACAGTCATGGGAATTATACGAATGCCGTATACGGGTTCCTCACAATGTTGTTGAAGCTTTATGAGGAAATCAATCCGCAATACGTTGCCGTCGCCTTTGATAAGGATAAGCATACGTTCCGCAATGAACTGTATGACGGGTATAAGGCGACGCGCAAGCCGGCGCCTGACGAGTTGCGGCCCCAATTTGCTCTGATTCGCGAAGTGCTGGCCTGTTTGGGGATCAGTGTTCTGGAAGTGGAAGGCTATGAAGGCGACGATATTATCGGCACGCTGGCCAGAGAAGTTGCCGATCTGGACGTCGCCGTTATTACCGGGGACCGTGATGCGCTTCAGCTTGTTGATGACAGGATTACCGTCTACCTGACTAAAAAAGGGATAACCAATATGTTGGCTGTCACACCGGAAGTAATGCGGGAAACGTACGGATACGGGCCGGCGCAGGTCATTGAGATGAAAGCGCTCATGGGCGACAGCGCCGATAATATTCCCGGCGTACCCGGTGTCGGAGAAAAGACGGCGTTGAAGCTGTTGGATGCTTACGGAACGATACGGGGAGTCTACGATCATCTTGATGACGTGCAAGGCAAGAAGTTGCGGGAAAAGTTGGCTGACAATCACGCGCAGGCCCTCCTTTCCCGGGAACTGGCGACGATCCGCTGTGATGTGCCGTTGGCGTACGGCTTGGCTGATTTCCTGCCGCACCCTCGCGTCAGTGAAGTGACGGAGTTGTTTCGCACCTTGGGGTTTAAAAACCTTTTGGCCCGATTGGCGTCTTTTGATCGCTTTGCCGACTTGGAAACGGTGGAAACGACTGTGCCGGAGATGACTTTGCTCACGAAGGAAGATTTCCCGCCTGAACGGCTGTGTCGTCGGCTCGTTGCGGCGGAGGCCGTCTATGCGGCCGGGCAGCCGGCGCCTTCTTTTCGGACTTTGGCCATTGCGACGGAAGACGGTGTTCTCCTTGTTGCGGCGGCGGATTTGGAGACCTATGTTCAGGCATTATCGACGGCGGCCGGCGTTATCACTTCGGACGGGAAAAAATTGTTGAAAGCGGCCTATGGGATTACGGGCGGCCGGCGAATCGCCGTGCGTGATGTTACGCTGGCGGCGTATCTGCTTGACCCGTCACGGACGGCGTACGGTTTATCGTATCTGTCCGAAGCCTTTGCCGTGGATTTTCGGGAAGACGCGGGCGATGAGGCGCGGCAGGCGGCGGCCTGTGCCGCTTTTGTCTATCGTTTATGGCCGCCAATCGACGCCGCCTTGGCGCAGCACGAGCTGCTGCCGTTGTACAATGAGATCGAGCGTCCGTTGCTCCATACGCTGGCCGTCATGGAGATGACGGGCTTTGCCGTCGACCGGCAGCGTTTGGAAGAAATGGATCGGCAGCTGTCGCTTGAGGCCGATACCTTGGAAAATGAAATTTATGATGCCGCCGGAGAGGTGTTTAATGTAAATTCAACGAAGCAGCTCGGCGTCGTTCTTTTTGAAAAACTCGGACTTCCCGTCGTCAAGAAGACGAAGACCGGTTATTCGACGGATCAAGCCGTATTGGAGGAATTGAGCGGACTGCATCCGCTGATTCTCAAGGTACTGCGCTACAGGGAATTAAAAAAACTGATCTCGACGTATCTGGACGGGTTGGAGCCGTTGATCTCAGCGGAAACGGGGCGTATTTACACGTCTTTCAACCAGATGGTGACGGCGACAGGAAGACTGAGCAGTTCCGATCCGAACTTGCAGAATATACCGATTCGCACGGAACAGGGACGAAAGATCCGTTCGTTTTTCGTACCAGGACCCGGGTATGACTATCTTCTGTCCGGCGACTATTCGCAGATTGAACTGCGTCTGCTGGCACATCTGTCGCAGGATCCGACGATGATTGACGGTTTTCGGAAAAACCAGGATATTCATCGCCGCACGGCGGCAGAGGTTTTCGGTGTGCCGTGGGAAGAGGTCACTGCTGAACTCCGGTCTCACGCCAAGGCCGTAAATTTCGGCATTATTTACGGTATCAGCGATTTCGGTCTGGCACGCAATTTAGGCATTACGCGGCAACAGGCCAAGAACTATATTACATCTTATTTCGACCGGTACGGAACGATACGGAAATATTTGGACAGCCTGATTGATGACGCGAGGGAACGGGGCATCGCCAAGACGATGTTCGGCAGAATTCGGCCGTTGCCGGAGATCAACAGCAAGAATTTTACCCGCCGATCTTTTGCCGAACGGACGGCGATGAATACGCCTATTCAGGGCAGCGCCGCCGATATCATCAAGATAGCCATGAATCAGGTGCAGGAAAAACTGGAGAAAGAAAATCTCAAAAGCCGCATTCTCGTCCAGGTCCATGATGAACTGGTTCTGGAAGTTCCGGCGGCGGAGCGGGAAACGGCGGCGGCTTTGCTGCAAGAAACGATGGAACAAGTCGTGACTTTAGCGGTACCTCTCGTTGTGGACATTCACTGGGGCAAAGATTGGGAAGCGGCAAAATAG
- the coaE gene encoding dephospho-CoA kinase (Dephospho-CoA kinase (CoaE) performs the final step in coenzyme A biosynthesis.), with translation MYRIGLTGGIASGKSTVTAMLRTLGAAVIDCDGLARHVVRPSSPGLAAVAAAFGPQTLLPDGTMDRQYIGACVFGDDGAKKKLEQILFPLIMEEIDEHITAWENNAKYPFIFLDMPLLFEIKYNTYVDEVWLVYVDPQTQLCRLMERNGYTEAEALSRMRAQLPITEKRALAQVIIDNTGAVDATREQVRHCWNRLMSNFGLQGDSIETQSIP, from the coding sequence TTGTATCGGATCGGGCTTACAGGCGGTATTGCATCGGGGAAAAGCACAGTTACGGCTATGCTCCGTACTCTTGGCGCCGCCGTGATCGATTGTGACGGTTTGGCAAGGCATGTTGTCCGGCCGTCTTCACCGGGGCTGGCGGCGGTAGCCGCCGCATTCGGCCCGCAGACGCTGCTGCCTGACGGCACGATGGATCGGCAGTATATAGGCGCCTGCGTTTTTGGGGACGACGGCGCGAAGAAAAAGCTGGAGCAGATCCTCTTTCCGCTGATTATGGAAGAAATTGACGAGCATATTACGGCATGGGAAAATAATGCAAAATATCCGTTCATATTTCTTGACATGCCCCTGCTATTTGAGATAAAATATAATACGTATGTTGATGAAGTTTGGCTCGTATACGTTGATCCTCAGACGCAGTTATGCCGTTTAATGGAGCGAAACGGGTATACGGAGGCCGAAGCTTTATCACGTATGCGCGCCCAACTTCCGATAACGGAGAAACGGGCGTTGGCACAGGTCATCATTGATAATACCGGTGCTGTCGATGCGACACGGGAGCAGGTTCGGCATTGCTGGAATAGGCTGATGTCAAATTTTGGTCTCCAGGGAGATAGTATTGAAACGCAGTCGATACCATAA